A region from the Triticum aestivum cultivar Chinese Spring chromosome 3D, IWGSC CS RefSeq v2.1, whole genome shotgun sequence genome encodes:
- the LOC123080104 gene encoding PHD finger protein ALFIN-LIKE 6, which yields MDGAGAGGAYVARTAEEVFRDLRGRRAGMIKALTEDVDKFFKLCDPEKENLCLYGYPNETWEVTLPAEEVPPEIPEPALGINFARDGMNEKDWLALVAVHSDSWLLSVAFYFGARFGFDKENRRRLFNMINNLPTIYEVVTGIAKKQSKEKTPNSSSKSSKPSMKVLSRAEPRAKAKVPAPKDEEESGEDEGDEEEEEHDNTLCGTCGTNDGKDEFWICCDNCEKWYHGKCVKITPARAEHIKHYRCPECTNGGSNSNKRVKT from the exons ATGGACGGCGCCGGCGCAGGAGGGGCGTACGTCGCGCGCACGGCGGAGGAGGTCTTCCGCGACCTCCGCGGCCGCCGCGCCGGCATGATCAAGGCCCTCACCGAAG ATGTGGACAAGTTCTTCAAGCTCTGCGACCCTG AAAAGGAGAACTTGTGCCTTTATGGATATCCCAATGAGACATGGGAAGTGACCTTGCCAGCTGAGGAAGTGCCCCCAGAGATCCCTGAACCAGCATTAGGAATCAACTTCGCAAGGGATGGAATGAATGAGAAGGATTGGTTGGCGCTAGTTGCAGTTCACAGTGATTCCTGGTTACTGTCCGTCGCATTCTACTTTGGAGCCCGCTTTGGCTTCGACAAAGAGAATAG GAGGCGACTGTTCAACATGATAAACAACTTGCCCACTATATACGAGGTAGTGACAGGAATCGCCAAGAAGCAGTCCAAGGAAAAGACTCCCAACAGCAGTAGCAAGAGCAGCAAGCCCAGTATGAAAGTG CTCTCGAGAGCCGAGCCCCGTGCAAAGGCCAAGGTGCCAGCCCCCAAGGACGAGGAGGAGAGCGGCGAGGAcgagggcgacgaggaggaggaggagcacgacaaCACCCTGTGCGGGACCTGCGGCACCAACGACGGCAAGGACGAGTTCTGGATCTGCTGCGACAACTGCGAGAAGTGGTACCACGGCAAGTGCGTCAAGATCACGCCCGCCCGGGCGGAGCACATCAAGCACTACCGGTGCCCGGAGTGCACCAACGGCGGCTCCAACAGCAACAAGAGGGTCAAGACATGa
- the LOC123080105 gene encoding 2-C-methyl-D-erythritol 4-phosphate cytidylyltransferase, chloroplastic — protein MELRLCLHLHLHPHARPASAPTPPPCPAAVLLPASRPVRRLRIGGSCGVAQRRSTRRSHSAICGAEPDGAQGGEAVKERSVSVILLSGGQGKRMGANMPKQYLPLLGVPIALHSLRTFCGMKEVKEVVVVCDPSYKNVFEGSVENLQIPIKFTTPGKERQDSVFNGLQEIDGDSELVCVHDSARPLVSSEDVKKVLEDAAVHGAAVLGVPVKATIKEANSDSFVVKTLDRKTLWEMQTPQVMKPNLLRDGFELVKRDALEVTDDVSIVEYLKHPVYITEGSYTNIKVTTPDDMLLAERLMNDK, from the exons ATGGAGCTCCGCCTctgcctccacctccacctccacccgcACGCCCGGCCCGcttccgccccgacgccgcctccatGCCCCGCGGCCGTGCTGCTTCCCGCGTCCCGCCCCGTCCGCCGCCTGCGGATTG GTGGGAGCTGCGGGGTTGCTCAGCGGCGGAGCACGAGGCGTTCGCATTCAGCCATCTGCGGTGCCGAACCGGACGGCGCGCAG GGCGGGGAGGCTGTCAAGGAGAGGAGCGTCTCGGTGATCCTCTTGTCCGGAGGGCAAGGGAAGAGAATGGGG GCCAATATGCCTAAGCAGTATCTACCATTACTGGGAGTACCGATTGCACTGCACAG TTTAAGGACATTCTGTGGAATGAAGGAAGTGAAAGAAGTCGTGGTGGTGTGTGATCCATCCTACAAAAATGTATTTGAAG GTTCTGTTGAAAACTTGCAAATACCTATTAAATTTACAACCCCGGGAAAAGAGAGACAAGACTCTGTTTTTAATGGACTTCAG GAAATTGATGGAGATTCAGAGCTTGTTTGTGTCCATGATTCTGCAAGACCCTTGGTATCCTCTGAAGATGTGAAAAAG GTCTTAGAAGATGCTGCGGTGCATGGAGCAGCTGTTCTTGGTGTTCCTGTCAAAGCTACTATAAAGGAG GCCAATAGCGACTCGTTTGTCGTAAAAACTCTTGATAGGAAAACCCTCTGGGAAATGCAAACTCCACAG GTGATGAAACCCAATTTGCTCAGGGATGGTTTCGAGCTTGTTAAACG GGATGCCCTTGAGGTCACTGACGATGTTTCCATCGTAGAATACTTGAAACATCCTGTTTATATCACCGAGGGCTCTTATACAAACATCAAG GTGACTACTCCTGATGACATGCTCCTAGCTGAGCGTTTGATGAACGATAAATAG
- the LOC123080106 gene encoding uncharacterized protein gives MAARALLLRTAARCCSPLHSPTAAPRLHPRLRSHAAAPQLCFPALSFSASAASTSSHGPSGGDAGAEGEDDKGGYENYLGMSDDELMAQCDMGTFKSSGPGGQHRNKRESAVRLRHHPTGIVAQAVEDRSQHKNRSSALSRLRTLIALKVRRPINLDNYTPPVELLQILPLKSTIRSKDVGNQIGPNNPKFSPGMQALLDLLFAVEGSVSEAAKILGLSTGALSRLILSDDSLRAAANELRASKGLKPLR, from the exons ATGGCCGCGCGGGCCCTCCTCCTCCGGACAGCCGCCCGCTGCTGCTCCCCTCTCCACtcccccaccgccgccccgcgcctccaccCGCGGCTCCGCAGCCACGCCGCCGCTCCCCAGCTCTGCTTCCCCGCGCTCTCCttctccgcctccgccgcgtccACCAGCTCGCACGGCCCCAGCGGCGGCGACGCCGGCGCCGAAGGGGAGGATGACAAGGGAGGGTACGAGAACTACCTGGGGATGAGCGACGACGAGCTCATGGCACAGTGCGACATGGGCACCTTCAAGTCTTCCGGCCCCGGCGGCCAGCACCGCAACAAGCGCGAGTCCGCCGTCCGGCTCCGCCACCACCCCACCGGTATCGTCGCCCAG GCTGTGGAGGATAGGTCACAACATAAGAATCGATCATCTGCTTTATCTCGGCTTCGGACCCTGATTGCTCTTAAAG TTAGGAGGCCGATAAACCTTGATAACTACACTCCTCCAGTTGAACTTCTTCAGATATTGCCACTGAAGTCTACCATTCGATCAAAGGATGTTGGTAACCAAATTGGCCCAAATAATCCAAAATTTTCTCCA GGAATGCAAGCTTTATTAGATCTTCTATTTGCTGTTGAAGGTTCTGTATCAGAGGCAGCGAAAATTCTAGG CCTAAGCACTGGTGCCCTGTCAAGGTTAATTCTATCAGATGATTCTCTCCGAGCGGCTGCCAATGAACTACGAGCCTCCAAG GGACTGAAGCCACTAAGATGA